The following are encoded together in the Choristoneura fumiferana chromosome 4, NRCan_CFum_1, whole genome shotgun sequence genome:
- the LOC141427017 gene encoding uncharacterized protein: MVSLGVVLVTVTSLAINISNAISAEPFVHHACEGKTLCHIKPDNYPQEKIDRLVIKNLPHLHRMKRSAPALPPPLSSEGNCAIKPIEMKSPFIVDTDMKKRAPYFIVQSAWFHQEIPVVSCRDNKPGEKTECFQGVSNKPSYCKTKTATSLITIYDHVSNKLNNIPINIDIDCVCEVEKN, translated from the exons ATGGTGTCGCTGGGCGTAGTCCTCGTTACG GTAACATCACTAGCAATCAACATTAGCAACGCAATATCagcag AGCCTTTTGTACACCACGCATGCGAAGGCAAGACTCTCTGTCATATAAAACCAGACAACTATCCACAGGAAAAGATCGATCGGCTCGTGATAAAGAACTTG cctcATCTCCATAGGATGAAAAGAAGCGCCCCCGCTCTACCGCCGCCTTTAAGCTCTGAAGGCAATTGTGCAATTAAACCAATTGAa ATGAAGAGTCCATTCATTGTTGACACTGATATGAAGAAGCGTGCCCCGTATTTCATCGTCCAATCGGCCTGGTTCCACCAAGAGATCCCCGTAGTATCTTGCCG tgacAACAAACCGGGAGAGAAAACAGAATGCTTCCAAGGTGTGAGCAACAAACCCAGCTACTGCAAGACAAAGACGGCTACGTCACTAATCACCATTTACGATCATGTTTCgaacaaactaaataatattCCCATTAACATTGATATAGACTGTGTATGCGAGGttgaaaaaaattag